The Syntrophorhabdaceae bacterium DNA window CTCGCGGGCCTCAAATCCCTCACCCTCTTCACCTACGGCAGGGAACGCATGGTAATCGAGAGGAGCCGCCGCACGAATAGGCTCGTGATGAGAATCCCCGCCAACCTCTTCGAGGCCCATATCGTCTACCAATTGATTGGCGTTCCCCTGGACCCTTTGACCTCTCCGGATATCGTAAAGATTTACGGAGCTCCCCAGGAGGAGGTTCGGGATAAAAGGGACCGTAGGGTCCTCAGATACCGGGTCGCCGAAAACCTGGCAGACTTCCCTCCCAATATCTACGTCGTCGATTTTACCTTTGAAGAGGGCGGAATGCTCGCAGACTACGGCATACAAGGCGTCAGCGTAGACCACGTGAGGGAAAAATACAGAAGACCGATTGAAAAGTTCAGGCCGGGCTGCGAGGAAGACGAACAAGGCAGAGGCTCGTGCTCCCCCATATGATCTCAAAAAAACCGATGGAATCATTATTTTTTATGCGGTGAAATTCCTTTTGCCGGAGGAGTCCGGCAACAATCCGACACCTCCTGTCTAAAGGGTGACTCTTTTTCGATGCCCGGGGCGCTGTCTTTTCCCTTTCCTTGAATTGGCCGCCTTTTAAGAAACGGCATCTATCTTGCTCGGTTTTTAATAAAGTTCTGAAAAGGGGGCTTTAACTATCGCAGTTTTCAGGAGGATCACATGGGAAGACGAGACACCACGATAACCGGAGTCATGACCCTCTCAGGCTCCTATCCGACCCCCGAGGCTTTTGCGAGCGGCCTCTTTTTCCCGTCTTTTCCCCGGTGTCTCAGGCCCGGCTGCGGCGAAGGGCATGCCGACGGCTCGCTGCCCTTAGAAGCTGATCCGCTGTGGGAAGGCCCCGATGAATCGACGACCCTGACGGGGGCGACGCCCCATAGTGCGTGCGAATTCGAGGATTTCTGCAATCGTGTATATGGGGCGGATCTTTTGTGCGATTGCGAAAAGGCATGGAAAAGAAGGGCGGGCCTTGTCCTGCCCACCCTCACGTGAGGGGTAAAATTAAAATATTAAAAAAAATTAAAAAATTATTTGCATTCGAATTATTTTTGTGTATACTAAGTGTTATAGAGAAGTATCGGAATATTCTGTTATTAGAGTACCACAGGAATTTTCTATTTTTGTAGTCCCTGTAACACAGTTCCGTATCCTTCCATTTTAAATTTCAGGAGGTAGTAGATAGCATGGCAAAAGGAACTGTGAAGTGGTTTAATGAGTCCAAGGGTTTCGGCTTTATCACGAAAGACGATGGCTCGGATGTATTCGTTCATTATTCTTCTATTCAGGGCAGCGGCTTCAAGTCTCTCTCCGAAGGCGACAGCGTAACCTTCGACGTCACGAGCGGCCCGAAAGGCCCCGCCGCAGCAAACGTAGTAAAGAGCTAAGCCTTTTACGGCGGGTTCGGTAAATCCGAACCCGCCATTTTTTTAATCTGCCGCAACGATAAGGGCATGCCCGTCTTCAGGGGACCTTCTTTTTTTCCTCCCCTTCCGACCTTTCCGGCAGCGATTCCCCCCTATATTAGGCTTTACATCACCCGCCGCCTCGCATAAAATAGATTCGATCACATGCACATACGGTAAATGCCGGCGTTATGCCACAGGGTTTCCCGGCACAAATGGGGGTTCGAGCTGACCGCTTTTCTGAGATCCTACGGGTTTTCCATCCTCTTGATACTCTCAATCTCTCTGGGCTCGCTCCTGGGGATTCTTTTCGGACCGAAAGCGGCAATCTGTAAGCCCTTCGGCGACATATTCCTGAACCTTCTCTTCACCGCCATCGTGCCCCTCGTCTTCTTCTCCATTTCGTCTTCGGTGGCCGCCATGTCCGATATGCGGCGCCTGGGCAGGATCATCGCCGCCATGCTGGCAGTCTTCATCCTTACCGGGATCATCGCATCGGCGCTGATGCTGGTCGGGGTAATCCTGTTTCCTCCCGCTCAGGGCCTCGCACTCGATCTGGGCGCGAAAGTGACGGTCGATCATTTCAAGGCGTCGGAGCAGATAGTCCGCGCCTTTACCGTCGTCGATTTTCACGAAATCCTTTCGAAGAAGAATATGCTCGCCCTCATTCTCTTTTCCATTCTCGTCGGGCTCGCGACCGCCTCTTCCGGACAGAAGGGCAGGGCCTTCTCCGATTTCCTCTCCTCAGGCAATCACGTGATGATGAGGCTCATCTCCTATATCATGTATTACGCCCCCATAGGATTGGGGGCCTATTTCGCTTATTTCATCGGCGTCAACGGCGCCCAGCTGGTGGGCTCCTATTTCCGGGCCATGGCGCTCTATTATCCCCTGGCCCTTCTCTATTTTTTCCTCGCCTTCTCCCTCTACGCCTACAGCGCGGGGCATCTGCCGGCAGTGCGAAGGTTCTGGAAAAATATCGCCTCTCCCGCCCTGACGGCGCTGGCCACCGGCAGCAGCATGGCAGCCATCCCTCTTAACCTGGAAGGGGCGCGTAAAATAGGGGTACCGGAAGACATCCGGGAGATCGTCATCCCCATTGGCGCCACCATCCACATGGACGGCTCCTGCCTGGCGGCGGTCCTCAAGATCGCCGTGCTTTTCGGCATCTTCAACCTCAACTTCTCGGGAACGGAGACAGTCCTCACCGCAATAGGCATCGCCCTGCTCACCGGCACGGTGGTAAGCGGCATCCCGGCGGGCGGCATCATCGGAGAGCTGCTGATCATCTCCCTTTATGGATTTCCCGTCGAAGCCTTCCCCCTTATCACCATGATCGGCACCCTGGTAGACCCCCCGGCGACCATGGTCAATTCAGCGGGCGACAACGTGGCGAGCATGATGGTGACGAGGATGGTGGAAGGAAAAGGGTGGATGAAGGAAAAGCCCTGAAACAATTTTCCCATAACAATTTCAAAAGGTATTATTATTGTGGAGAGCGCCCGCATATCAGGAAGATATCCGTAAGAGCAACGCCTGCATCCGGCAGGCCCTTCACGGGCGACGTCGGATGAACAGGGAAGAAAGATTTCACATTTTAAGCAAAGGGTCTTTTGATGGACCGGGTTACCGGCCGCCTCCAATTCCTCAGGCACGTCTTGTAAGGAAAGGGATCATGAAGAGGCGAGGGTTCTTCGCCGCCTTGCAAAAAAATCAGGAATAGCCAAAAGGGCCTTACTGACCCATGAGCCCGTCCCTGCGGCTCCGGGTCGGGAGCTTTTGCGGGGATTGGGAGCCCGGAAGAGCGCCCTGTCCGACAATGGGCGGAGGGGCAACCGGCTGAGCAGACGTCGGGGCGGGCCTCGGGGGAAAGGTGGGCTGGGCAGCAGGTCTCGCGGGCGCCGTCTGTCTTCCGGGCTGGGTTACGCTGCTTCCCGGAGGAGAGGTCCCGGGGGCGCCAGGGACGCCGCCTCCCCGCCCCTTTTTTTCCTGGGAGAGCTGGACCACCATAGTCTCGTCGCCTCTCAGGAGGACTATTTTATCCGCCTCGATCTCTCTCACCACAAAACCGCTCAATATATCCCCCTTCTTGACCGCCGTCTGGCGATTTCCCCTGCCGGGGGTGGTCTTGGGCGATTTCCTGTCCTCTATGTAGGCAATCGTGGCGCCGTCAGCGATAATCGTTCCGTACAGCACGAGGTCCGGCCTGGGAAGGGCCTGCTCGTCCGTCTTGAGGGGCGGGATTTTCCGCTCGGGATGGAAAAGGTTGTTCTCCCCTATCATGGCGTAATCGACGGGCGAGGGGGCAGGTGTTTTTTCCGCGGGGGCAGCCACCTCTGCCACAGGCTTCGGTTTGACCTGGGGCAGGGTAAATTTCGCTCCCATACGAAAAAGGGGAATGACGGCGAAGACAATGATCGCGATCACGGAGGCAAGGATGGCCAGGTTGAGGATATTTACGTTGGTATAGAGATAACGCAAAAACCGGATCATCATTTCCCACCCGTAAGCGCGGCCACCCGGAGCTTGACCATAAGCTCCCTCGGCTCCCTGAAATTTCTCACCCGTGAATCCATCTCTTTGATCACGATGTAAGGGGTCCTCGTCTCGATGCCGTAGATCACATCGGAAAGCGCCCTCGCGTCGGGCAGGACCACATCCATGGCAACATTCACTATTTTGAATTTACCGAGGTCCTCGGGCTTTTCCGCTCTCTCGCTCGTGATACTGCCTCCCTTGCCGGTGATTATGGTCTTCACCGTGTCGACCAGGGTATTTGCGGCAAGGGACGGGGTCTGGGCGTCTATGATTTTCGAATCTCCTTCCCTTCTCTTATCCTTGAGGGCCGCAAGGTTCGCCTCCAGGGACGGCTTCTCCGAAATGATGCTCATATATTTCTGAAGGGTCTTGATCTTCGTACGCTCCATATCCTTTATTGCCGCCATCTGCTCGCTCACCCTCTCGTAACCGTATTCATAGGCGGTAACGCAGAAGAGCACAAATATCAGAGGGACCGCCAGCTTTAAGATCCTACTCCTCTGTTGTTCCATTCTTTTCCTTTTCCTTTTCCTTTGTTACGGCAAAGCCTTCTATTTCCATTCTGATGACAAACCTGTCCGCATTGAGCCTCGTATCCCTGATGGTGGGAGAGGCAAATTCCACCTTTTTAAAGAATTTCGATTGCTCGAGCTTCGGCAGGATCTCCGATGCGGAGTTCGCGTAGCCCTCGATATCGGCGGTGGTCTCCGTGATCCTCGCCCGGGTCAGCCATACGGTTTTCGGAAGGTTGGTGGTAAGCTCCTTCAGGAGCACAAGGGCCATGGGTCGGGTTTCTTTAAAATCGTCGATGGCGGCCACTTCTTTACCGAAGGCAGCGACCTCCTTCTTCAGGGCTTCCACCTTCTTCACTTCGTCTTTTCTGATCGATATCTGCCGGTTAATCTCCTGGAGCCGTTTCTCTTCCCGTTGAAGGGGCAGGACCACATAGGGGACCCATGCGGCAAAGAGGAGAAGAATCAGGACCATGGTCATCGCCTTGGGCACATTCACTTTCCTGCGGACCCCTTTTCCCAGGATATTGAGCCCTTTTTGCCCGTCGAGCAAAGATTCCAGGGCCGCTCCCACCGCGGTATGAGAGATATCATCATCCATGGAAGGCACCTTCCGGCCGAAGTCTTTCCTGTCGAGTACGGTGACCGGCACATCGAGGAGATCGCCGAGGCCCGCGTCGGTCTTGTCCCGGGTGGAGACGAAGACCTGCGGTATGAGGCCCAGGCTCTTCGCAAGCTCGACGGACGGCCCGACAGCCCGCGCCATGGTTTCAGCTTTGCCGGCCGATTCCTGTTCTAAGAAGGCTCCTCCGAAAGCCTGGACTATCTCGTGGTTATGGATAAACCCGCCCTCATAGCCGAAGGGATCGATCTGGAGGCAGATGCAGTCCGCGGCCGGGTCGAGTTCGCTGCAAAGGGCGTTCAGGCCGGCGAGGTTGGTGCTCACCCGCTCCACTACCAGGTTCTCATTCCTCAGGGCTTCCAGGTATTGGTTCAGAAGGGCCGCTCTCGCCGCCACCACCAGAACGTCGAGCCTCCCCTCCTTTTCGCCCAGGATCTTAAAGTCATAATATGCGTCGTCGGCGCTTAAGGGGGTCAGCCTGTCGAGCTCGTATCCCATGACATCGATGATATTCT harbors:
- a CDS encoding dicarboxylate/amino acid:cation symporter, giving the protein MPALCHRVSRHKWGFELTAFLRSYGFSILLILSISLGSLLGILFGPKAAICKPFGDIFLNLLFTAIVPLVFFSISSSVAAMSDMRRLGRIIAAMLAVFILTGIIASALMLVGVILFPPAQGLALDLGAKVTVDHFKASEQIVRAFTVVDFHEILSKKNMLALILFSILVGLATASSGQKGRAFSDFLSSGNHVMMRLISYIMYYAPIGLGAYFAYFIGVNGAQLVGSYFRAMALYYPLALLYFFLAFSLYAYSAGHLPAVRRFWKNIASPALTALATGSSMAAIPLNLEGARKIGVPEDIREIVIPIGATIHMDGSCLAAVLKIAVLFGIFNLNFSGTETVLTAIGIALLTGTVVSGIPAGGIIGELLIISLYGFPVEAFPLITMIGTLVDPPATMVNSAGDNVASMMVTRMVEGKGWMKEKP
- a CDS encoding cold-shock protein, with amino-acid sequence MAKGTVKWFNESKGFGFITKDDGSDVFVHYSSIQGSGFKSLSEGDSVTFDVTSGPKGPAAANVVKS
- a CDS encoding PilN domain-containing protein → MIGTEVIQRLSGFYADRINFLNRIRKWWTPVWEFLTFSLMDGVIIPRRSLSVSIERGAVWVVSASKFLGRLKIKGFRRYTFEEGKYVRPDALASTLAMAGKELRASRVGITLSIPRDWAIIRTVELPAAVKENIIDVMGYELDRLTPLSADDAYYDFKILGEKEGRLDVLVVAARAALLNQYLEALRNENLVVERVSTNLAGLNALCSELDPAADCICLQIDPFGYEGGFIHNHEIVQAFGGAFLEQESAGKAETMARAVGPSVELAKSLGLIPQVFVSTRDKTDAGLGDLLDVPVTVLDRKDFGRKVPSMDDDISHTAVGAALESLLDGQKGLNILGKGVRRKVNVPKAMTMVLILLLFAAWVPYVVLPLQREEKRLQEINRQISIRKDEVKKVEALKKEVAAFGKEVAAIDDFKETRPMALVLLKELTTNLPKTVWLTRARITETTADIEGYANSASEILPKLEQSKFFKKVEFASPTIRDTRLNADRFVIRMEIEGFAVTKEKEKEKNGTTEE
- a CDS encoding GspMb/PilO family protein; the protein is MEQQRSRILKLAVPLIFVLFCVTAYEYGYERVSEQMAAIKDMERTKIKTLQKYMSIISEKPSLEANLAALKDKRREGDSKIIDAQTPSLAANTLVDTVKTIITGKGGSITSERAEKPEDLGKFKIVNVAMDVVLPDARALSDVIYGIETRTPYIVIKEMDSRVRNFREPRELMVKLRVAALTGGK